Part of the Brassica oleracea var. oleracea cultivar TO1000 chromosome C8, BOL, whole genome shotgun sequence genome is shown below.
CAATTTACTTACTGCAATTTTCTCTTCATATCTCATTTAACTCCCAACTCATGCTTAAATACAAAACTAACACACATAAGCATAATCCCACTATGCAGTCAAAAAAATGCCTCCTGCGATGGTTTAAAACCAATTAATTTACATGGTCAGTCAAGTCGTTTTCAGTGGCTTATCTACAGCTGTAAATTTACCTTGGCGGACCCATGCTTCATGTAATCGAAGATTTCCCCAACAGCCATTGTCTCAGCCTTTGTTACCTCTTCCGCATTGACCAGGTTAGCAATATATGGGTTACAACCTAACCTGAGACAATATTCAAACAAAAAGATTTGCAGGGTCTCTGAAAATGTATTTATGCTCCTAACTAATACAAACGAATAGGAGACGCTGAATATAAAAAATCATACGAATTATGTAGAATAAAAGTGTTGCCACTACAAAGACTCACCAGTTTAAATAATCTTGGGTGGGTTGGACATCTCTGTTCATAAGAACACGCGACGATGACATAGAGCTTAGGGAAAGGGTTCCTGTTATTTTTTGGGGTAGACATTAAACATGGTTGTTAGATACGTATGTATATAAGAATCACATGAGCGAGTATTGACAAAAAATGTCTGAAACTGTAAACGTTTAAAAAAGATTTAAGTTGGTTAGACAAAAAAGTTAAATGATTACCACCAAGTAGTTTTGTGTTTACCGTCGTCACTAAAAGGACGAAGGGAGTTCGGCAGTGGCTGTAAAATTCTTGTAGAATATTGTTGCAGCCTCCCCTGTAAATGGTTAAGTTTTACTTGTTCTATAGCTAGGTAGTTTACTTTGCAATAGAGACAAGGTAGTGATTTTAATAAGTGAATACATCTTACTCTTTTGTTTGTATATGATCAAGAGACTGGCGTGTGGTTGTAATTTTCACTTTGTCAAGGACCGGACGTTCAATAAAAGACTGGCCATTCAGTAGCTTCATGTGCCCTACAACATCTACAGCATTGGTTGGGAGATTTATCAGTATACTGTGACCTTAAAAGGTATAAATCAGTACACAGATAAGCAATTAAGTTGAAGATGATGCAAAAAGTTTAAACAGCTGACCATAAAGATCACCCCTGAGTCCACATTTGGCTTCAAAATCTTCATGTACGTGGAACATGAACCTGTCTGCATCAATAGGAGGCTCATGTGGTCAAGGTCGGAGAGGACAGAGCTGTGCGTGAAACAAATGGTCAAAGAGTGATCAAAAACGCGATAGATAGGTTTGCTTTCGGTAGCAAAGAAATTCCTGAGGCTGTAGAATTCTCTGGTTTGAGGCGAGTCTCGTATCGTGGAGAACGATTAGAGGAGATGAAGCCTTGCAGTGTGACCTGTCGGGAAAAAATCAGCTAGTTGTCAAAGAGATGGGGCTTACATTCCGATGAAAGAAATCTGTAAAAACAAACAATTGTACCTGTTCGTAGATGAGTAGCATCTCCAAACCAATATTAATCCCCCTTTTGCAGTGTTTCTGGCCTCCCAAAAGTGGACCATAGAGAAGCCTAATTCACAATCCGCTGGCCCAGGTGAGATGTCACGGCGACTGGGACTTTCCGGAGGTCTGAACAGTTTTCATGGCCATCGCTTGTTCTTCTCCTATAGAGGGTTTTGGATGTTGCCCAACAGAGGATTCGAGAAAGATGATTATATAAGAGAGGAAAAAGTAGGAGATGGAACGACATCATCTGTAAATCACAGACCGTAATGAAAGGAGTAAAGAATGGAATTGAATGATGAGAGTGGGTTGTGGTTATTACAGAGATCCGAAACGATGAAGATGAAGTGGAAGAGTCGGGGAGAGATCGACTCTCAAAGCTTTTCAGGAAAAAAAAAAGGTTTGTAGGGTGACGTGGCTAAAGTAAGCTTTCTGATTGGTTGATTTTCCAATCCAACGTGGATAGCCTCAAAGTTCAATCTCAATCCCTTTTATATATTGGGATTTATTCTAAAAAACACTGACTGAGAAATGATTCATGGGATTTTGGAAGTGTTGCATAGGCAAAACTCTTACAAGCCGGATCACAAGTTCGCTGGTCTTATGCAACGCTGGTTCGAAGTGTTTTGAGCACACATAGTCTAGACATAGTTGATTTCTATGTATAGCTTTTCTTCGGTTCTATTCATTTGTAAATGCTTATTCTTTCACTTCTGATCATAAATTTCACATTTCATCGAAAAACAAAAAAAAAAACTCTTATGATTGACCAGTGACATAAGAGGAGGATGAGGATCTGAAGATATGGAAGCTTTATGATGACGTGCAGGCCATCTCGTCATGAAGTCACTCAGCCGACCATCACTGGTGAATGGGACAACGCCTAATATCAACGAGGTATGGCTTTCAAGATAATCAAGATGAATGAACAAAAAATTCCTTAAAAAAGATGAATTAACATATTTTTAATAAGGGTTCTGGATTGTACCTAAGGTATGAAACCGGTTAAGCTAAGTGTAGGTAAAATTAATTATAGACTAAACCGGTGTGGTGTAGATTAAACCTGTGTTTTTTTCGACGTTACTGCAATGATATTAGAAGAACGGTATACAGAAAAAGTTGAGTTTGCTTCTTTCTTTTTAAAAGTCTTCATGTTCACACCACGCGTTTGTGGTGAAGAGAGAGAGAGGGGTACTTAAGGTATTTCAGCTTACGTCTGCACTTGAACTGGTCGTGTACAATGCAAAGAATCTAATCCGCATGACTTGTGAATAAAGTGACAGAAGACTCACCACGTTCTCAACGCACCCTAACAACTGTTTCTTTCTTCTCAACCTCTTCCCACTTGTGTCTTTTTTTCTTATCTTTGCATTTTTTTTTTGTCGTCAGACTGGTTCATTTACACTAAAGTATTATTTTCATATATTTTCTAATCTTTTCAATTAAATTTCATGTTTTACTAAACAATATTCTGAAGGAATAATCAAACTCAGGAGATCGAAGATAAGCTTTTTTTTTTAAAACCTTGTTATCTAATCTTTACTGAAAAAGTATAGTAGACAAATATGAACAAACAAGTAGAAAACTAGGAATGACCCAATCAAGGGCTTTCAAATTTCAGTAGATATAGAGAGTAAATATTTACCATTTTGGTAAAAAAAAATATCTGACTTTAATGGGGGAGAGAGAGAGAGAGGCAATTCGTGGGGGTGGGGTGGGGTTTGATAATAAAATAAAAATCTTGGAGATATAATTAGAATTTGAGATCCGACCCCAAAGGTTTCTTTTTAGCATACGACAGGGAAAGTTATATCAACCCTTCTCTCTCTCTCTCTTAAAAGGGTCTTCTTCGGTTATCTTTTTCAGATCTCCATCTCTCTCTCTCCCCTTTCACGGTAATACCTTCTCTCTCTCTAATTGAATCTTGGTGTGATGAACACTTATCCGCTTTCGATTGTTTGCTGCTTATAATATATATATTCCTCTTCTCCTTGTCTTTCTGAATCATTTGATCACCTCTCATCTATAAAGGTTTGATCTTTCTCTCTGTTTCAATCGGTTCGACTCTGCCTTAAAACGTTTGCTCTGTTCTGTATGTAATATTGAATCTGCTGTTCGTATGATCTGGTCTTAACCATTAACAAGTTGATTACTTTTATGAATTAGATCCTTAAAGTTGAATCCTTTTGCTTTGGATCCGTTATATTTCACTCAGAATCCTCTGTTTTTCCCTCTCTGCATCAGGATCCTCTGTTTTTTTTTGGTAGAAGATGGGTGTTGAGGTTGTAAACTTCGGCGGATTTGAGGTTGCTCCGGCTCCTTTCGAAGCGAAACCCGAAACCAACGGGAAGGTGGAGCAAGGCAAAGGAGATAAAGTCGCCATCAAGTCTGGTTCACACGGTGAGCCGCCAAAGAAAGCTGAAGAGAGTAGTAGCAGCAGCAAGATCTCCTCTGATGTACCAAAAGATGCAGCAGAGGAGTGGCCTGCGGCTAAGCAGATCCGCTCTTTCTACTTTGTAAAGTACCGTCGAAATGACGACCCCAAGATCAAAGCTAAGCTTGAGGTTGCTGATAAGGAGGTTGAGAAGCTGAACAAGGCTCGGAGCGCAGTTATTGAAGAGTTGAGAGCTAAGAAGGTAAGCTCCTTTTGCCTACTTAGAAGAAAATGTTGTTGTAGCGTTGACCTTCTTTTTTTCTTCTAATGATGCATTTAGGCGGAGAGATCCAAGTTATTTGACATGTTGGACCCGTTGAAGTCAGAGCGTCAAGGGTTCAACAACAAGTTTGATGAGAAAAGAAAAGAGATGGAACCTTTGCAGCAAGCACTGGGGAAGCTAAGGGGGAATGATGGTGGGAGTTCCCGTGGGCCTGTTATCTGTTCTTCCCAGGAAGAGCTCAACAGTATGGTAAGAATCTAATACTTGTTCTCACTTGAAGTGATCTTCGGTTTAATTCTCATTTGGTTGGTGGGTTGTGGAAAAAAAATGTAGATATACAGCTACGAGTACAGGATTCAACATGAAAGCATTCCCTTGACCGAGGAGAAGCAGCTTCTTAAAGAGATCAGGCTGCTTGAAGGGACAAGAGACAAAGTCATTGCTAATGAGGCTATGAGAGCCAAGATCAAAGAAGCTATGGGTCATAAAGATGACATCCAAGGTCAAGTTAAGGTAATAAGAGAAGAGAAGTCATGGTTTTGGAGAGTGTACTCTTGGCTTCTTTGTTTAGTTTCATATGTGAATGCCTTTTTAATTGCAGTTAATGGGTGCTGGTTTGGATGGAGTGAAGAAAGAGAGGCAAGCGATATCAGCAAGGATCAATGAGCTGAGTGAGAAGGTGAAAGCAACTAAAGATGAGATTCAGGTGCTGGAGAATGAGCTCAAGACTGTGACTGAGAAGAGGGACAAAGCTTACTCAAACATTCGTGACCTTAAGAAGCAAAGCGTTGAGACGGTACAAACACACATAATACTCAAGAGCATGTTCTTGTGATGGAGAATGGTTTGCGACTCTTTTGTTTGTTTATATACAGAACTCAGGTTTTTACCAAGGCCGTAACGTGTTGAACAAAGCTAGAGAGTTGGCTGCGCAAAGGAACGTAGATGAGCTTGAGGCGCTATCCAATGCGGAGGTTGAGAAGTTTGTCTCTCTCTGGTGCAGTAACAAGAACTTCAGAGAGGATTACGAGAAGAGACTCTTGGGGTCACTTGATGCTAGGCAGATGAGCCGAGATGGACGGATGAGGAACCCTGAAGAGAAGCCTCTTGTTGCTCGAGAGGCACCATCAGCTAAGGCAGCGCCTTCTGTAACCGAGGTTGTCCCTAAACCTAAGGCAAAACAGCAGCAGCCGAAGGAGGAGGAAGTTTCTGCACCTAAACCAGACGCTGCTGCTCCTGTTGCTCAGAAGGCTGAGAAAGCTAAAGAAGCAGTGAAAGGAAAAAAGAACGTTGTTGTTGATGATGATGATGATGAAGAAGAAGTATATGGTCTTGGAAAGCCGCAGAAAGAAGAGGAAGAGGTCGATGAAGCTACGGTGAAAGAGATGAGAAAGCAAGAGGAGATTGCTAAAGCCAAGCTAGCCATGGAAAGGAAAAAGAAGCTGGCAGAGAAAGCCGCTGCTAAAGCTGCCATAAGAGCTCAAAAGGAAGCTGAGAAGAAAGAACAAAAGGTATCATATCAAATGCTCTTTGCCTTCTCTCTTTTCCATTCTAATATTCTTCTTTTTTTTCTGTTGCAGGAGCGAGAGAAGGCGGCCAAGAAGAAGACAGGAGGCAGCAACGCATACGAGGCCATCTCTGAGGAAGTTCCAGAAGCTTCTGAGGCTGAGAAGGAGGAGACTGAAGCTCCAGTGGAGGAGAAACCAAAGAAGGAAAAGAAAGTCTTGAAGGAGAAACCAATAAGGAACAGGATCCGCAATAGAGGAGGACCAGAAACACTCCCGAGACCAATGCTCAAGCGTAAGAAGCAGACTAACTACATGGTTTGGGCTGCTCCAGCTGCTGTTGTGGTACTAATGCTTCTTGTCTTGGGTTACTACTACGTTCTCTAGATCAAGGGAAGCTGCGTTTGCTGTAGTTTGGGATCTTCTTAAAGCTTTCTTTTGAGGATGAGACTCTTTAAAACTTATGTCTCATTTACATACTGAGTAGAGACTCTTCCCTTTTAAAATACTTCTTTACATTTCACTCTCTTTGTTGTTTTCTCTTCTTTTGTTGAGGCTTTTAACTTTGAAGTAAGAAAACTCTTTTTGTTACATCTTATAGCTGTGAGATAGTGTTCTTCTCGAGTTTTGATATGTTTCTTTTGTCTTTTTACTGTGATAACAAATACCAAAAGAGATTATTAGTACGAGATCAACTCGAGCTTTCTTCTCGTTCCACCTTTGGAGAGTTTGCTTTACAAACTGACACGCTGATCATAGTCCAGACAAGAACTAGTCTTTGCTTGAGGACACTTGGGAAGTGTAGTGAGAAGCCACCTGTTTCTCTCTCGACACTAACTCCATTCTCAGGCTCATATATATAATAGAGAGGGAGAGGGACTCAAATATTGATCTCAATGGCGGCTAAGTATTTAGCAAAGAGAGTAACCATAAACATACACAGGACTTAGAGGAATCATTACCATCACTAGCCCTAGATACTTCTCATCCAACGTAAGTTCTTTTTGCTTCTAAGATAGATTGATGCGTATAAGAAGATTAAATAAAGAATCAATGAAGTTTTCATATTGTGATATCACTTGGTTCTTCCAAAACATTTACAGGGAAAGGATGGAGGAGAGAAGTCAAAGGGAGAGGGAATGGGGACAACTACAGATGGCAAGGCTCCGAATGTGACGATGAGTCATGCGGCTGACACATCCAAAGATGGGTTGAAACGAGCAGTAGATGTAGCAAACGAGGAGAGTGGAGATGCTAGCGAGCGGAAGAGTGGAGAGAATAGTGAAGTGAAGAAGATGTAGCTGTGGGTGATGATGGAACTGTTGAAGGCCAAAACCAGTCATCAGGATGAGAATACCACAGAGATAAATATTAGAGAAAAAGACAAAAATAGCACTAAATCAAGTTTTTGTTCCCAAACTAGTACTTAAGGTCAAAAGTCACAAAAATAGCACTTAATGTTTTATCAAAAGTCACAAACTTAGAGTTTAGAGTTAAATGGTGGGGTTTAGGATTTAGGGTTATGACATATATCAACTTATGTAGTAACCGTGGGGAGATGTAAGGAGAAACTGTACCTGTGTTGGGATATATTCTCACCAGACATATAGAGTATAACTTGTTTAATCCTTATAGGGCAAATCTCCAAAATAGTATATTTTTAAGTTTATATCACAAAAATAGCACTCAAAAACTAAAATGACCAAAATAGCAATTTTCTAAGTTTATCCTTTGAAAATTTTAATTTTTTTTTATTTTTCAAAATTTGAAATCTTATCCCCAAAACCTCAACCCTAAACCATAAACCCTAAACCCTAAACTCTAAACCCTAAA
Proteins encoded:
- the LOC106310096 gene encoding uncharacterized protein LOC106310096 isoform X2; protein product: MFHVHEDFEAKCGLRGDLYDVVGHMKLLNGQSFIERPVLDKVKITTTRQSLDHIQTKEGGCNNILQEFYSHCRTPFVLLVTTVNTKLLGGTLSLSSMSSSRVLMNRDVQPTQDYLNWLGCNPYIANLVNAEEVTKAETMAVGEIFDYMKHGSAKEAFF
- the LOC106310096 gene encoding uncharacterized protein LOC106310096 isoform X1 encodes the protein MFHVHEDFEAKCGLRGDLYDVVGHMKLLNGQSFIERPVLDKVKITTTRQSLDHIQTKEGGCNNILQEFYSHCRTPFVLLVTTVNTKLLGGTLSLSSMSSSRVLMNRDVQPTQDYLNWLGCNPYIANLVNAEEVTKAETMAVGEIFDYMKHGSAKVNLQL
- the LOC106312143 gene encoding proton pump-interactor 1-like, producing the protein MGVEVVNFGGFEVAPAPFEAKPETNGKVEQGKGDKVAIKSGSHGEPPKKAEESSSSSKISSDVPKDAAEEWPAAKQIRSFYFVKYRRNDDPKIKAKLEVADKEVEKLNKARSAVIEELRAKKAERSKLFDMLDPLKSERQGFNNKFDEKRKEMEPLQQALGKLRGNDGGSSRGPVICSSQEELNSMIYSYEYRIQHESIPLTEEKQLLKEIRLLEGTRDKVIANEAMRAKIKEAMGHKDDIQGQVKLMGAGLDGVKKERQAISARINELSEKVKATKDEIQVLENELKTVTEKRDKAYSNIRDLKKQSVETNSGFYQGRNVLNKARELAAQRNVDELEALSNAEVEKFVSLWCSNKNFREDYEKRLLGSLDARQMSRDGRMRNPEEKPLVAREAPSAKAAPSVTEVVPKPKAKQQQPKEEEVSAPKPDAAAPVAQKAEKAKEAVKGKKNVVVDDDDDEEEVYGLGKPQKEEEEVDEATVKEMRKQEEIAKAKLAMERKKKLAEKAAAKAAIRAQKEAEKKEQKEREKAAKKKTGGSNAYEAISEEVPEASEAEKEETEAPVEEKPKKEKKVLKEKPIRNRIRNRGGPETLPRPMLKRKKQTNYMVWAAPAAVVVLMLLVLGYYYVL
- the LOC106308808 gene encoding LOW QUALITY PROTEIN: uncharacterized protein LOC106308808 (The sequence of the model RefSeq protein was modified relative to this genomic sequence to represent the inferred CDS: inserted 1 base in 1 codon), which encodes MAAKGIITITSPRYFSSNGKDGGEKSKGEGMGTTTDGKAPNVTMSHAADTSKDGLKRAVDVANEESGDASERKSGENSEXEEDVAVGDDGTVEGQNQSSG